A DNA window from Ornithinimicrobium humiphilum contains the following coding sequences:
- a CDS encoding DUF1801 domain-containing protein — translation MNPKKDDAGPKLLSGGNPQIPKGEGDGPVQAYVAAMPGWKSEIGRRLDELVTTTVPDVRKAVKWNQPFYGAHEDRWFLSFRCYTKYVQVQFWQGTSLDPVPPKASKHDEVRYLDIHEEDELDEAQLRSWIEQAARLPGTKV, via the coding sequence GTGAACCCGAAGAAGGACGACGCCGGACCCAAGCTGCTCTCCGGCGGAAACCCCCAGATCCCCAAGGGCGAGGGGGACGGGCCGGTGCAGGCGTACGTCGCGGCCATGCCGGGCTGGAAGAGCGAGATCGGGCGGCGGCTCGACGAGCTCGTGACCACCACCGTGCCGGACGTGCGCAAGGCCGTGAAGTGGAACCAGCCGTTCTACGGGGCGCACGAGGACCGGTGGTTCCTGTCCTTCCGCTGCTACACGAAATACGTGCAGGTGCAGTTCTGGCAGGGGACGTCGCTGGACCCGGTGCCGCCGAAGGCGTCGAAGCACGACGAGGTGCGCTACCTCGACATCCACGAGGAGGACGAGCTGGACGAGGCGCAGCTGCGGTCGTGGATCGAGCAGGCGGCGAGGTTGCCGGGCACGAAGGTGTGA
- a CDS encoding GmrSD restriction endonuclease domain-containing protein — translation MTMYSVTQSAVTQLLADVRSDRIAIPELQRPFVWDSIKVRDLMDSLYKGYPVGYLITWQSVGAKLKGGHVAAHQQILIDGQQRITALRAAVAGLPVINKRYKSVRIKIAFNPMTEEFATLTPVIGKNPQWIADISEYFNSESPLSFARQYLERNPEVDPRTFETNLARLGRIQNAQIGIIGLADDLDVETVAEIFIRINSKGVPLSSADFAMSKIATYGDRGRNLRKLIDYFCHLAVAPHAYDDIKENDQEFAASPYLGAISWLKDESEDLYDPQYGDIIRVAGLVGFSRGKAASIVSELSGRDPDTRKVDESRIPVAYEKLERSLLQIVNNFHFDNFLMLIKSAGFITSGMVNSRNALNFAYALYLRLREDKEMPEGERKRIVKRWFVMSMLTGRHSGSFESTWEQDIRRIREQGAANYLKQIEESELSDAFWTVSLPAALETTSTVSPFFQTFLAAQVCANSRGFLSKGITVAAMLQQSGDIHHIVPKDYLQKNGYPDRGDYNQVANYALTETSINISISNKPPAAYMADIAEQIETGMLRLGEIRDAGDLAANLRENAIPERLDEINSGNYKDFLVERRKLMARVIRDYYQAL, via the coding sequence ATGACGATGTATTCGGTGACCCAGTCGGCCGTGACGCAGCTCTTGGCGGACGTGCGAAGCGACCGGATCGCCATCCCGGAGCTGCAGCGCCCCTTCGTGTGGGACAGCATCAAGGTCCGTGACCTCATGGACTCGCTCTACAAGGGTTACCCGGTGGGATACCTCATCACGTGGCAGTCCGTCGGCGCCAAGCTGAAGGGGGGCCATGTAGCTGCCCACCAGCAGATCTTGATCGATGGGCAACAGCGGATCACCGCACTGCGGGCTGCGGTGGCTGGCCTCCCGGTGATCAACAAGCGGTACAAGTCGGTGCGCATCAAGATCGCCTTCAACCCGATGACCGAGGAGTTCGCGACTCTGACGCCGGTCATCGGCAAGAACCCGCAGTGGATCGCTGACATCAGCGAGTACTTCAACTCGGAGTCGCCGCTGTCCTTCGCGCGTCAGTATCTCGAGCGCAATCCCGAGGTCGACCCGAGGACCTTCGAGACCAACCTCGCCCGCCTAGGACGCATCCAGAACGCGCAGATCGGCATTATCGGGCTCGCAGACGACCTCGATGTCGAGACCGTCGCCGAGATCTTCATCCGCATCAATTCCAAGGGTGTGCCGCTGAGCAGCGCCGACTTCGCGATGAGCAAGATCGCGACGTATGGCGACCGCGGACGCAACCTGCGCAAGCTCATCGACTACTTCTGCCACCTCGCCGTAGCGCCGCACGCGTATGACGACATCAAGGAGAACGATCAGGAGTTCGCCGCGTCGCCGTACCTCGGTGCGATCAGCTGGCTCAAGGACGAGTCGGAGGATCTCTACGACCCGCAGTACGGCGACATCATCCGGGTCGCCGGGCTGGTCGGCTTCAGCCGCGGCAAGGCGGCCAGCATCGTGAGCGAGCTGTCAGGGCGGGACCCTGACACCCGAAAGGTCGACGAGAGCCGCATTCCAGTGGCCTACGAAAAGCTCGAGCGGTCGCTGCTGCAGATCGTCAACAACTTCCACTTCGACAACTTCCTCATGCTCATCAAGTCGGCGGGGTTCATCACCTCCGGCATGGTGAACTCGCGGAACGCTCTCAACTTCGCCTATGCCCTCTACCTGCGGCTTCGCGAGGACAAGGAGATGCCAGAAGGCGAGCGGAAGCGCATCGTGAAGCGCTGGTTCGTCATGTCCATGCTGACAGGGCGCCACTCGGGCAGCTTCGAGTCGACCTGGGAGCAGGACATCCGGCGCATTCGAGAGCAGGGGGCCGCGAACTACCTCAAGCAGATCGAGGAGTCCGAGCTCTCGGACGCGTTCTGGACCGTGAGCCTGCCGGCGGCCCTGGAGACCACCAGCACGGTCAGTCCGTTCTTCCAGACGTTCCTCGCCGCGCAGGTCTGCGCCAACTCGCGGGGGTTCCTGTCCAAGGGCATCACTGTGGCGGCCATGCTCCAGCAGTCGGGCGACATCCACCACATCGTTCCAAAGGACTACCTGCAGAAGAACGGCTACCCGGACCGCGGCGACTACAACCAGGTGGCGAACTACGCGTTGACGGAGACCTCGATCAACATCAGCATCAGCAACAAGCCGCCGGCGGCGTACATGGCGGACATCGCCGAGCAGATCGAGACCGGCATGTTGCGCCTGGGAGAGATCAGGGATGCGGGAGACCTCGCCGCGAACCTGCGGGAGAACGCGATCCCCGAGCGTCTCGACGAGATCAACTCGGGTAACTACAAGGACTTTCTCGTGGAGCGTCGCAAGTTGATGGCTCGCGTCATCCGGGACTACTACCAGGCGCTCTGA
- a CDS encoding DUF2075 domain-containing protein, giving the protein MGADAAEPMMSNWPVVYLIHSPSDIYVGETGGATGRLFQHLQSDAKRHLEEVRLVLDKSFNKSVCLDLESYLIRLLSGDGRYAVLNRNEGITNREYYQRGDYQKKFDEIFEELRALGYFTRSIPEIENTDLFKLSPYKALNTEQAVAVNEVMEGLVEDLETDRRSVSVIQGGPGTGKTVVGIYLIKLLRDLATFDPSDEVHGDSVFSDYFLQGSRDLFENLHVGLVVPQQSLRKSIQKVFLRIPALRDVRVLSAFDVAESPEDFDVVVVDEAHRLTQRAAQAHGTLTKRYVDIVRSMRGEDDLTVTQLDWIRHRARHVVLLLDSGQSVRPADLDASTLDAVCAEARAHSRLYPLTTQMRVAGGSAYVECIAAVMSGKTPSPAPDDFAYDLRMFDDLAEMHQAIRARDADVGLSRLVAGYAWKWVSAKDKQAADIEIDGVRLRWNGTATDWINSRRALEEVGSIHTVQGYDLNYAGVIIGKDLQYDPGAGRLVISRNDYFDSKGKANNPMVGKVTTDADLERYITNIYRVLLTRGMRGTYIYVVDPVLRDYLRTALNTYLNRH; this is encoded by the coding sequence ATGGGGGCCGATGCGGCGGAGCCGATGATGTCGAACTGGCCAGTGGTCTACCTGATCCACAGCCCCAGCGACATCTACGTGGGAGAAACGGGAGGCGCGACCGGGCGGCTCTTCCAACACCTGCAGTCGGATGCGAAACGGCACCTCGAGGAGGTGCGCCTCGTGCTCGACAAGAGCTTCAACAAGTCGGTCTGCCTCGACCTTGAGTCGTACCTGATCCGACTCCTCAGCGGCGACGGGCGCTACGCCGTGCTCAACAGGAACGAAGGAATCACCAATCGCGAGTACTACCAGCGCGGTGACTACCAGAAAAAGTTCGACGAGATCTTCGAGGAACTGCGGGCTCTGGGGTACTTCACCCGATCCATCCCCGAGATCGAGAACACGGACCTCTTCAAGCTCTCCCCGTACAAGGCTCTGAACACGGAGCAGGCGGTGGCCGTCAACGAGGTCATGGAGGGGTTGGTGGAGGACCTGGAGACCGACCGTCGAAGCGTCTCGGTGATCCAAGGTGGCCCAGGAACGGGCAAGACGGTCGTGGGCATCTACCTCATCAAGCTGCTTCGTGACCTCGCAACGTTCGACCCTTCGGACGAGGTGCACGGCGATTCGGTCTTCTCCGACTACTTCCTTCAGGGCTCGCGCGACCTGTTCGAGAACCTCCACGTCGGACTCGTCGTTCCTCAGCAGTCACTCCGGAAGTCCATCCAGAAGGTCTTCCTGCGCATTCCAGCTCTCCGCGACGTTCGTGTCCTGTCCGCCTTCGACGTGGCCGAGTCGCCAGAAGACTTCGACGTCGTGGTGGTCGACGAGGCCCACCGCCTGACCCAGCGGGCCGCACAGGCGCACGGCACACTGACCAAGAGGTATGTCGACATCGTTCGATCGATGCGTGGTGAAGACGACCTGACGGTGACGCAGCTGGACTGGATCCGACACCGCGCCCGTCACGTGGTGCTGCTCCTCGACTCGGGACAGAGCGTCCGACCCGCTGATCTCGACGCAAGCACCTTGGACGCAGTGTGCGCCGAGGCGCGGGCACACTCCCGGCTATACCCCCTGACCACCCAGATGCGAGTCGCAGGTGGGTCGGCCTACGTGGAGTGCATCGCTGCCGTCATGTCGGGCAAGACGCCCAGCCCAGCACCTGACGACTTCGCGTACGACCTTCGGATGTTCGACGACCTCGCCGAGATGCACCAGGCGATCCGGGCGCGGGATGCCGATGTGGGTCTGTCTCGACTCGTTGCTGGGTATGCGTGGAAGTGGGTGAGCGCAAAGGACAAGCAGGCCGCAGACATCGAGATCGACGGGGTCAGGCTGCGCTGGAACGGCACCGCGACCGACTGGATCAACTCCCGTCGTGCGCTCGAGGAGGTCGGGTCGATCCACACCGTGCAGGGCTACGACCTGAACTACGCAGGCGTCATCATCGGCAAGGACCTTCAGTACGATCCCGGCGCCGGCAGGCTGGTCATCAGTCGAAATGACTACTTCGACAGCAAGGGCAAGGCCAACAACCCGATGGTCGGGAAGGTCACCACCGACGCTGACCTCGAGCGCTACATCACCAACATCTATCGGGTCCTGCTGACGCGGGGCATGCGTGGCACCTACATCTACGTCGTGGACCCAGTACTCCGCGACTACCTGCGAACCGCGCTGAACACCTACCTGAACCGTCATTGA
- a CDS encoding nucleotide pyrophosphohydrolase, protein MDERVVLAELRQFVAERDWSQFHSPANLAKSISVEAGELLEQFQWNDDADLAAVSEELADVLTYCYLLADRLGLEPHHIMLKKLEQTRTKYPVSKASGRSTKYDKL, encoded by the coding sequence GTGGATGAGCGCGTGGTCTTGGCCGAACTGCGGCAGTTCGTGGCCGAGCGCGACTGGAGCCAGTTCCACTCGCCCGCCAACCTCGCGAAGTCGATCTCGGTCGAAGCCGGTGAGCTCTTGGAGCAGTTCCAGTGGAACGACGATGCCGACCTCGCCGCAGTCTCCGAAGAACTCGCGGACGTGCTCACCTACTGCTACCTGCTCGCAGACCGACTCGGCCTCGAGCCGCACCACATCATGCTCAAGAAGCTCGAGCAGACACGCACCAAGTACCCCGTCTCGAAAGCCTCTGGACGAAGCACGAAGTATGACAAGCTTTAG
- a CDS encoding transcriptional regulator, which translates to MSVDEAVFDELIHFPARLRICGLLRSADAVAFRQLEAALELPASQLSRHLKAMTEVGYVSITKSASPERGDARRVAWVSLTPAGRQALERHMAALTLIAQGHEVPTGQGG; encoded by the coding sequence GTGAGCGTGGACGAGGCCGTCTTCGACGAGCTGATCCACTTCCCGGCCCGGCTGCGGATCTGCGGGCTGCTGCGGAGTGCCGACGCCGTCGCGTTCCGGCAGCTCGAGGCTGCGCTCGAGCTGCCGGCGTCGCAGCTCTCGCGTCATCTGAAGGCGATGACGGAGGTGGGCTACGTCTCGATCACCAAGAGCGCCTCGCCCGAGCGTGGCGACGCTCGCCGCGTCGCGTGGGTGAGCCTGACCCCGGCGGGGCGGCAGGCGCTCGAGCGTCACATGGCCGCGCTGACCCTGATCGCGCAGGGGCACGAGGTGCCGACGGGCCAGGGCGGATGA
- a CDS encoding M20/M25/M40 family metallo-hydrolase, translated as MTSAAAVRDYVETHIDEVLADLDRLVRLETPSSRRDLLEAALPQIEAYAVERLGEPVARARHDGGERGDVLDLTWAGSPGVAGTVLSLCHYDTVWPEGTLATWPLTRDGDVLTGPGVLDMKAGIVQTVWMLRALRELGASHPAVRLMLTGDEEIGSAVSRPHIEAAAAGCLVTLISEPSAGGAVKVQRKGTVFADVTVTGLESHAGLDPYAGASAVHEIAKLIPKIVALADRSKGTTVNVGTVEGGSGRNVIAGQARCAVDVRVQDPDEAERVASALEALQVEDERCSLEMYVDHNRPPMNPTPRTEEIVALAHRVGEDLGFPIETQAVGGASDGNFIAALGLPVIDGLGGIGAGPHARHEHITVSGLPRQTALMAGIVELLAAE; from the coding sequence ATGACCTCTGCCGCAGCCGTTCGTGACTACGTCGAGACCCACATCGACGAGGTGCTCGCCGACCTCGACCGCCTGGTGCGCCTCGAGACGCCCAGCAGCCGCCGCGACCTCCTCGAGGCCGCGCTCCCCCAGATCGAGGCGTATGCCGTGGAGCGGCTGGGCGAGCCCGTCGCCCGGGCGCGGCACGACGGCGGCGAGCGCGGCGACGTGCTCGACCTGACCTGGGCCGGCTCGCCCGGCGTCGCGGGGACGGTGCTGAGCCTGTGCCACTACGACACGGTGTGGCCCGAGGGGACGCTGGCCACCTGGCCGCTGACCCGGGACGGCGACGTGCTGACCGGCCCGGGCGTGCTCGACATGAAGGCCGGCATCGTCCAGACGGTGTGGATGCTGCGGGCGCTGCGCGAGCTCGGGGCGTCGCACCCGGCGGTCCGTCTCATGCTCACCGGCGACGAGGAGATCGGCTCCGCCGTCTCCCGGCCGCACATCGAGGCCGCAGCGGCCGGGTGCCTCGTGACGCTCATCAGCGAGCCGAGCGCGGGCGGGGCGGTCAAGGTGCAGCGCAAGGGCACGGTCTTCGCCGACGTCACCGTGACCGGGCTCGAGTCGCACGCCGGGCTCGACCCCTACGCCGGCGCGAGCGCGGTGCACGAGATCGCCAAGCTCATCCCCAAGATCGTGGCGCTGGCGGACCGCTCGAAGGGCACGACGGTCAACGTCGGGACGGTGGAGGGCGGCAGCGGCCGCAACGTCATCGCCGGTCAGGCACGGTGCGCCGTCGACGTGCGCGTGCAGGACCCGGACGAGGCCGAGCGGGTCGCGAGCGCGCTCGAGGCGCTGCAGGTCGAGGACGAGCGCTGCTCGCTCGAGATGTACGTCGACCACAACCGTCCGCCGATGAACCCCACGCCCCGCACCGAGGAGATCGTCGCGCTGGCCCACCGGGTCGGTGAGGACCTCGGGTTCCCGATCGAGACGCAGGCGGTCGGCGGCGCGAGCGACGGCAACTTCATCGCCGCGCTGGGCCTGCCGGTCATCGACGGCCTCGGCGGCATCGGCGCCGGCCCGCACGCCCGCCACGAGCACATCACGGTGAGCGGCCTGCCTCGGCAGACGGCGCTGATGGCCGGGATCGTGGAGCTGCTGGCGGCGGAGTAG